In Oryctolagus cuniculus chromosome X, mOryCun1.1, whole genome shotgun sequence, a single window of DNA contains:
- the WDR45 gene encoding WD repeat domain phosphoinositide-interacting protein 4 isoform X2, translating to MSQQPLRGVTSLRFNQDQSCFCCAMETGVRIYNVEPLMEKGHLDHEQVGSMGLVEMLHRSNLLALVGGGSSPKFSEISVLIWDDAREGKDSKDKLVLEFTFTKPVLAVRMRHDKIVIVLRNRIYVYSFPDNPRKLFEFDTRDNPKGLCDLCPSLEKQLLVFPGHKCGSLQLVDLASTKPGTSSAPFTINAHQSDVACMSLNQPGTVVASASQKGTLIRLFDTQSKEKLVELRRGTDPATLYCINFSHDSSFLCASSDKGTVHIFALKDTRLNRRSALARVGKVGPMIGQYVDSQWSLASFTVPAESACICAFGRNTSKNVNSVIAICVDGTFHKYVFTPDGNCNREAFDVYLDICDDDDF from the exons ATGAGTCAGCAGCCACTTCGAGGAGTGACCAGCTTGCGTTTCAACCAAGACCAAA GCTGCTTTTGCTGTGCCATGGAGACAGGTGTGCGGATCTACAATGTGGAGCCATTGATGGAAAAGGGGCATCTTG ACCACGAGCAGGTGGGCAGCATGGGCCTGGTGGAGATGCTACACCGCTCTAACCTGCTGGCCCTGGTAGGCGGTGGGAGCAGCCCCAAGTTCTCAGAGATCTCAG TGCTGATCTGGGATGATGCCCGGGAGGGCAAGGACTCCAAGGACAAGCTGGTGCTGGAGTTCACCTTCACTAAGCCTGTGCTGGCTGTACGCATGCGCCATGACAA GATTGTGATCGTGCTGAGGAACCGCATCTACGTGTATTCCTTCCCCGACAATCCTCGAAAGCTGTTTGAGTTTGACACCCGGGACAACCCCAAGG ggcTCTGTGACCTCTGCCCCAGCCTGGAGAAACAACTACTCGTGTTCCCAGGACACAAGTGTGGGAGTCTACAACTTGTG GACCTGGCAAGCACCAAGCCTGGCACCTCCTCCGCTCCATTCACCATCAATGCCCATCAGAGTGACGTGGCCTGCATGTCCCTGAACCAGCCAGGTACCGTAGTGGCCTCGGCCTCCCAGAAGGGCACCCTTATTCGCCTTTTTGACACGCAGTCCAAGGAGAAACTGGTGGAGCTGCGCCGAGGCACTGACCCTGCCACTCTTTACTG CATTAACTTCAGCCATGACTCCTCCTTCCTCTGCGCTTCCAGCGATAAGGGCACAGTCCATATCTTTGCTCTCAAGGATACCCGCCTCAACCGCCGCTCCGC GCTGGCTCGCGTGGGCAAGGTGGGGCCCATGATTGGGCAGTACGTGGACTCTCAGTGGAGCCTGGCGAGCTTCACTGTGCCTGCTGAGTCAGCCTGCATCTGCGCTTTCGGTCGGAATACTTCCAAGAATGTCAACTCTGTGATTG ccatcTGTGTAGATGGGACCTTCCACAAATACGTCTTCACTCCCGATGGAAACTGCAACCGAGAGGCTTTCGACGTGTACCTTGACATTTGTGATGATGATGACTTTTAA
- the WDR45 gene encoding WD repeat domain phosphoinositide-interacting protein 4 isoform X1 translates to MSQQPLRGVTSLRFNQDQSCFCCAMETGVRIYNVEPLMEKGHLDHEQVGSMGLVEMLHRSNLLALVGGGSSPKFSEISAVLIWDDAREGKDSKDKLVLEFTFTKPVLAVRMRHDKIVIVLRNRIYVYSFPDNPRKLFEFDTRDNPKGLCDLCPSLEKQLLVFPGHKCGSLQLVDLASTKPGTSSAPFTINAHQSDVACMSLNQPGTVVASASQKGTLIRLFDTQSKEKLVELRRGTDPATLYCINFSHDSSFLCASSDKGTVHIFALKDTRLNRRSALARVGKVGPMIGQYVDSQWSLASFTVPAESACICAFGRNTSKNVNSVIAICVDGTFHKYVFTPDGNCNREAFDVYLDICDDDDF, encoded by the exons ATGAGTCAGCAGCCACTTCGAGGAGTGACCAGCTTGCGTTTCAACCAAGACCAAA GCTGCTTTTGCTGTGCCATGGAGACAGGTGTGCGGATCTACAATGTGGAGCCATTGATGGAAAAGGGGCATCTTG ACCACGAGCAGGTGGGCAGCATGGGCCTGGTGGAGATGCTACACCGCTCTAACCTGCTGGCCCTGGTAGGCGGTGGGAGCAGCCCCAAGTTCTCAGAGATCTCAG CAGTGCTGATCTGGGATGATGCCCGGGAGGGCAAGGACTCCAAGGACAAGCTGGTGCTGGAGTTCACCTTCACTAAGCCTGTGCTGGCTGTACGCATGCGCCATGACAA GATTGTGATCGTGCTGAGGAACCGCATCTACGTGTATTCCTTCCCCGACAATCCTCGAAAGCTGTTTGAGTTTGACACCCGGGACAACCCCAAGG ggcTCTGTGACCTCTGCCCCAGCCTGGAGAAACAACTACTCGTGTTCCCAGGACACAAGTGTGGGAGTCTACAACTTGTG GACCTGGCAAGCACCAAGCCTGGCACCTCCTCCGCTCCATTCACCATCAATGCCCATCAGAGTGACGTGGCCTGCATGTCCCTGAACCAGCCAGGTACCGTAGTGGCCTCGGCCTCCCAGAAGGGCACCCTTATTCGCCTTTTTGACACGCAGTCCAAGGAGAAACTGGTGGAGCTGCGCCGAGGCACTGACCCTGCCACTCTTTACTG CATTAACTTCAGCCATGACTCCTCCTTCCTCTGCGCTTCCAGCGATAAGGGCACAGTCCATATCTTTGCTCTCAAGGATACCCGCCTCAACCGCCGCTCCGC GCTGGCTCGCGTGGGCAAGGTGGGGCCCATGATTGGGCAGTACGTGGACTCTCAGTGGAGCCTGGCGAGCTTCACTGTGCCTGCTGAGTCAGCCTGCATCTGCGCTTTCGGTCGGAATACTTCCAAGAATGTCAACTCTGTGATTG ccatcTGTGTAGATGGGACCTTCCACAAATACGTCTTCACTCCCGATGGAAACTGCAACCGAGAGGCTTTCGACGTGTACCTTGACATTTGTGATGATGATGACTTTTAA